The following coding sequences lie in one Vespula pensylvanica isolate Volc-1 chromosome 7, ASM1446617v1, whole genome shotgun sequence genomic window:
- the LOC122630607 gene encoding transmembrane protein 230 isoform X1 yields MWKSCTEEEFVHNVSMSGKEGGGDKRFNNVDYTLLPETDDYADSQFMSPRAKIPWKPISLAVILITEGFILFIMASLIVCGYIDAKYSDQIWLLIFIGIVKFIPGIYHTRLAILAYKKVPGYFFEDMTEFD; encoded by the exons ATGTGGAAGAGCTGCACCGAGGAAG AGTTTGTTCATAATGTGAGCATGTCTGGAAAAGAAGGCGGTGGAGATAAACGATTTAACAACGTAGATTATACACTGCTACCTGAAACTGACGACTATGCGGATTCACAG TTTATGAGTCCACGAGCGAAAATACCATGGAAACCCATCTCGTTAGCTGTTATTCTAATTACGGAAGGATTTATTCTGTTCATAATGGCAAGTTTGATCGTATGTGGGTACATTGATGCCAAG TATTCTGATCAAATCTGGCTGCTGATTTTTATAGGAATAGTGAAGTTTATACCTGGGATTTACCATACGAGACTTGCTATTTTAGCTTACAAAAAAGTACCTGGTTACTTTTTTGAAGATATGACTGAATTTGATTAA
- the LOC122630607 gene encoding transmembrane protein 230 isoform X2 encodes MSGKEGGGDKRFNNVDYTLLPETDDYADSQFMSPRAKIPWKPISLAVILITEGFILFIMASLIVCGYIDAKYSDQIWLLIFIGIVKFIPGIYHTRLAILAYKKVPGYFFEDMTEFD; translated from the exons ATGTCTGGAAAAGAAGGCGGTGGAGATAAACGATTTAACAACGTAGATTATACACTGCTACCTGAAACTGACGACTATGCGGATTCACAG TTTATGAGTCCACGAGCGAAAATACCATGGAAACCCATCTCGTTAGCTGTTATTCTAATTACGGAAGGATTTATTCTGTTCATAATGGCAAGTTTGATCGTATGTGGGTACATTGATGCCAAG TATTCTGATCAAATCTGGCTGCTGATTTTTATAGGAATAGTGAAGTTTATACCTGGGATTTACCATACGAGACTTGCTATTTTAGCTTACAAAAAAGTACCTGGTTACTTTTTTGAAGATATGACTGAATTTGATTAA